Proteins co-encoded in one Quercus robur chromosome 8, dhQueRobu3.1, whole genome shotgun sequence genomic window:
- the LOC126697056 gene encoding receptor-like serine/threonine-protein kinase At2g45590, protein MPSLPSPPEPPNNHRHHHHHHRRLPLLPILLPILLTLTLILLFLLLSLLLYRKLSRNRTTPCDQQRRRFSYSLLRRSTSSFSPSTLLGHGGFGSVYKATLPSGQALALKLMDSPGSLQGEREFHNELSIASFLSCPHILSLLGYSSDRRGRKLILVYEYMPNRSLQDALLDKKCAELMEWTKRFNIVVDIAKGLSYLHHLCSPPVVHGDIKPSNILLDADFKAKIGDFGLARLKTEDLVEKKDGVVEVAEDNGSILEETESVATGFDEVIVDRSPDSCVVRILDSEASPENVAVVVSPEGGVDKASTSEGFFDKISLDSGKDLIGNGRKNGGSKRDWWWKQDNGGGSESGRVKDYVMEWIGSEIKKERPKNEWIASPSSVENDGSALKIEDKQKQKQKQKQNKKKQRKRLDWWASLDEERMRRKEKNRKPREWWKEEFCEELSRKTKKKQKRALGSSSNREMWWQKDDDDDEVEDVAVVQGRKKRKSSRGSIDWWLDGLSGELRSCRRNSQDWGNGDIPKSGGVSSTPSMRGTVCYIAPEYGGGGLLSEKCDVYSFGVLLLVVVSGRRPLQVTASPMSEFERANLISWARQLARNGKLLDLVDLSIHSLDKEQALLCITIALLCLQKSPAKRPTMKEIVGMLSGETEPPHLPFEFSPSPPSNFPFKSQKKAR, encoded by the coding sequence ATGCCATCCCTCCCATCACCACCGGAACCACCAAAcaaccaccgccaccaccaccaccaccaccgccgccTTCCCCTCCTCCCCATACTCCTCCCTATACTCCTAACTCTAACCCTCATCcttctcttcctcctcctctctctcctcCTCTACCGCAAACTCTCTCGCAATCGCACCACCCCATGTGACCAACAGCGCCGCCGCTTCTCCTACTCCCTCCTCCGCCGCTCCACCTCGTCATTCTCCCCCTCCACACTCCTCGGCCACGGTGGCTTCGGCTCTGTCTACAAGGCCACTCTGCCTTCTGGCCAAGCCTTAGCTCTCAAGCTCATGGACTCCCCTGGCTCTCTCCAAGGCGAGCGTGAGTTCCACAACGAGCTCTCCATCGCTTCCTTTCTCTCTTGCCCACACATCCTCTCTCTCCTCGGCTACTCCTCTGACCGTCGTGGCCGGAAACTCATTCTGGTGTACGAGTACATGCCTAACCGTAGCTTGCAAGACGCTTTGCTTGACAAGAAATGTGCTGAGCTTATGGAATGGACGAAAAGATTCAACATTGTTGTCGATATCGCAAAGGGTCTCTCTTATCTTCACCATTTGTGCTCTCCACCGGTTGTTCATGGTGATATCAAGCCCAGTAATATTCTGTTAGATGCTGATTTCAAGGCCAAGATTGGAGATTTCGGTTTAGCGAGGTTGAAGACCGAGGATCTTGTGGAGAAGAAGGACGGAGTGGTCGAAGTTGCTGAGGATAACGGGTCTATTTTGGAGGAGACTGAGAGTGTGGCCACTGGGTTCGATGAGGTTATTGTTGATCGATCTCCGGACAGTTGTGTGGTTAGGATATTGGATTCTGAGGCCTCGCCGGAGAATGTGGCGGTGGTGGTTTCGCCTGAAGGTGGTGTCGATAAGGCAAGCACATCGGAGGGGTTTTTCGATAAGATTAGTCTTGATAGTGGCAAGGATTTGATTGGGAATGGAAGAAAAAATGGGGGTTCGAAGAGGGATTGGTGGTGGAAGCAAGATAATGGAGGTGGGTCTGAATCGGGTAGAGTGAAGGACTATGTGATGGAGTGGATTGGGAGTGAGATAAAGAAAGAGAGGCCTAAGAATGAATGGATTGCATCGCCAAGCTCGGTTGAGAATGATGGGTCGGCCTTGAAAATTGAGGATAAGCAGAAGCAGAagcagaaacagaaacagaataagaagaagcagaggaaaAGATTGGATTGGTGGGcgtctttggatgaagaaaggATGAGAAGGAAGGAGAAGAATAGGAAGCCAAGGGAGTGGTGGAAGGAAGAGTTTTGTGAGGAGCTTTCAAGgaagacaaagaagaagcaaaaacgAGCGCTTGGTTCAAGTAGTAATAGAGAAATGTGGTGGCaaaaggatgatgatgatgatgaggttGAGGATGTGGCGGTTGTACAAgggaggaagaagaggaagagtaGTAGAGGTAGCATTGATTGGTGGTTGGATGGACTAAGTGGAGAGCTTAGAAGTTGTCGAAGAAATAGCCAAGATTGGGGTAATGGAGATATACCCAAGAGTGGTGGCGTAAGTAGCACGCCGAGTATGAGAGGAACTGTGTGTTACATTGCTCCTGaatatggtggtggtgggttgctATCAGAGAAATGCGATGTTTATAGCTTTGGGGTTTTGCTTTTGGTTGTTGTTTCGGGGCGGAGGCCGCTACAAGTCACGGCCTCACCAATGTCAGAATTCGAGAGGGCTAATTTGATCTCGTGGGCTAGGCAACTAGCTCGCAATGGGAAGCTCTTGGACCTTGTTGATTTGTCAATTCATTCATTGGATAAGGAGCAGGCATTGCTTTGCATTACAATTGCACTGCTATGTTTGCAGAAATCGCCAGCTAAACGGCCTACAATGAAAGAAATTGTGGGTATGCTATCTGGTGAGACTGAGCCACCCCACCTGCCATTTGAGTTTTCACCTTCACCACCTTCAAATTTCCCGTTCAAGTCCCAGAAGAAGGCCCGGTGA